The region TGTATTAGACTTTGGCTTCATGTTAATTGGAATCCCTCCTCCTTTGAGGACTTGCGGCATTATGTTAACACCTTAGCAGGGCGATCTAAAAGGGTGTTCTGGGTGGGCTGGGCTGCGATCTGTTGGGCGCTCTAGACTACGAGAAACAAGTTCACTATTGAGCATACTTTCCCGGCTAACCCTATCAGTTACTTATTTAAAGCCAATATttttttgcagcagtggagattattgactaagggAGAGGACCTAGAGGCCTTCGACGACATGCTATCTATGATGCGTTCTATGGCGTCTTCCCTACTGCGGCTTTCTAGGAGGATGGCTTAGTTTCGGATATTGTGGGAATCTCTGCTGGCCTGCGTGCCTTATCTGGCTGGTTGCCATGTATTTGCACTCTTTATCTTGCTGTGTTCGGATGGCCATTTGGgtgtctatgttgtgactctgccgggtggctttatctataaagtcgggcgTATGCCTTTCCTCTAAAATAAAAAAAAGTATGCCTCGTTTCCTACTTATTGCGGggtgtcggatttccaattcatccgtttctccgcaggcttctggagttttatggcctccatctgcacaacttcacacctgcctccatcctgcacatcgcaggctacgttgctctttgcgagctattcttgggctgtGAAGCCCATTTCGAACTATGAaaaaagttgttctgcctcgtcccccgaaaTCAAGGGGGGTCAATATTTCAAGTGGGCGAAACCGAGATATGACGCGTCGCCGGTACCGGATACTtatccggcacaccgaagaaggcaCCCGAAGAGTGGCCCttcgagtggttttatattgaggatGTCTCCCTTCCCGATCCAATCCGAATGGGTTTGCCGGAGTTTACAAATTCTCCGCTGAGAAAACGCCTtaactggcgtccgcggagccccagaGAGGAAGATAACAGGGAGATCCTCCAACCGATGAGCAAGATAAAAATACTCGCTCAATCCGGATTATCAATAGTTGAGGTTATGGTGATACATAATATACTGTATTAGAGAGGAAATACTTGCTGAGGGGAAAAGTCGCTACGGCGAGAATAGCTTAAGAAAAACAGTCGCTACCGCGAGAGTGCAGGGGAGAGCTCCGCATGGCCGGATCCAGTGCAGTTGCGTGTCACACCTCCGAGCAGGCCGCTTTTCCAGAGACACCGTCATGAGATGTTTTCTTAAACCGACGACTGGTGGTGGTGGACCAGGTATGCTCGGACCCATCTGTAGGTGGGTGCTACGGGAGGTGGATGGGTTGGAATAAGAGGCCCCGCTCCGCCCCGGCCACAGCTAAGGGGATCCAGGCTGGCTACACCCAAAGGCGGCCTTTGTACCCTATTATCCCTCGTCACCACACCTTCCCCATCGTCTCTCCAGAACATCAACCTTTTCTTGCTCCGCCATCGCCGTTGCAAAGAAACAGAACCAAGACACAGAGGCCAGCCACggccgagaagaagaagaagaagatacgaAGGGCGAGGTGGCCGTAGTGAGAGTTGAAGCAGGGCCTTGAGATGGACCCGTGCCCGTTCGTGCGGGTGCTGGTCGGCAACCTGGCCCTCAAAATGCCGGTCGCCCCGcgccccgccggcgccggcgccggcgtgcaCCCCACCACCTCGCCGTGCTACTGCACGATCCGGCTCAACAAGCTGCCGCTTCAGACTGCCGCGGCCCCGCTGCTGCCCTCGGACGACATGACGCAGGGTCCCGCCGCGACGGGCGCACTGGCGGCCGCCTTCCACCTCTCCAAGGCCGACCTCGACCGCGTCACGGCCAAGCCGTCCCTGTTCGTCGCCCGATCTGCGAGGCTCAAGGTTGCCGTGTACGCCGGGCGGCGGGGCACCACTTGCGGGGTCAACTCCGGCCGGCTGCTCGGGAAGGTGGTCATCCCGCTGGACCTCAAGACCGCGGTGGGGAAGCCCATTGTGTTCCACAGCGGCTGGCTCTCCATCAACAAGCGCGGCCGTAAGGCCTCTGCCgtctccggctccgcgcagcttaacCTCACCGTTCGCGCCGAGCCCGACCCGCGCTTCGTGTTCCAGTTCGATGGCGAACCTGAGTGCAGCCCGCAAGTGCTCCAGGTGCAGGGCGGCATGATGCAGCCCATGTTCACCTGCAAGCTCTCCTGTCGCAGCAACAGCGACCTCCGCTCTCGGTGAGCCATCGTCGTCATGCTGAACAATTCAACCTCAATTCTCAAACCAATGTTGCTTTGTTCTGACGGAATTCCTCAAAATTTCGGTGGTCCAGATCAATGCACTCCGATCCAGGGAGTGGCAGCCGCAACTGGCTGATGTCCTTCGGTTCCGACCGCGAGCGCGCAGGGAAGGAGCGGAAGGGATGGTCGGTGACGGTGCACGACCTGTCGGGTTCGCCAGTGGCACTGGCGTCCATGGTGACGCCGTTTGTGGCGTCCCCCGGTTCCGACCGCGTGAGCCGGTCCAACCCGGGCGCGTGGCTTGTACTCCGGCCCGGCGACGGCACTTGGAAGCCGTGGGGCCGCCTGGAATGCTGGCGCGAGCGTGGCGCTGGCGCGGCCGGCGACAGCCTCGGGTACCGGTTCGAGCTCCTGATTCCTGACCCAACCGGAATGGGCGTCGGCGTCTCTGTCGCCGAGTCCAACGTCCCTTCCTCCCGCGGGGGGCGCTTCGTCATCGACCTGACGGCGGCGCAGCCCTTCGGCCGGAGCGGGTCGCCTGGGTGCAGCCCGCGCGGGAGTGGTGACTTCAGCGGCGGGTATGGTCTCTGGCCCTTCGGGAGCTACCGCGGGTTCGTGATGTCGGCGGCAGTGCAGGGCGAAGGGCGGTGCAGCCGGCCAACGGTGGAGGTGGGGGTGCCGCACGTCGGGTGCGCGGAGGACGCGGCGGCGTTCGTGGCGCTGGCGGCAGCCGTGGACCTGAGCATGGACGCGTGCAGGCTCTTCTCGCACCGCCTCCGGAGGGAGCTCTCCAGCACCCGCTCCGACCCACTGCGGTGAGGAGACCCACCCAGCGGCAAATGCGACCACAAACTGTACAGCGGTGGTGGCGAGATCGAGGGAGTCGATGCTGGTGGTTCAGTTCTCTTGTTTTTTTTTTTCGTGGGAGATCAGACTGTCCGTTTTTTGGGATCACTTCTCGTGATTTTTGGTGGGGGTGTTCTTGTTTTAAAATCCGTCACTAGTAGTAGTAATTTTTAGTCCTCTACTAGCTGCTTTGTGAAGTTTTAGAAGAAAATCATCAATCAGCCGTAGGAGAGAGTTCGTGTTGTGTTTGTTCCGAACTTCCGATTGTCCTTCCAGTttcaattttttcttttttcttttgccaTGAAAGGAGTGAAGAACCGATGTCGTAATAAAACCCGTTGCAGAATGAATCGTTTTTTTTTAAACTGAAGAGCTTTTTTTTTAGTACTATAGTTGTGATGAGTTGTATTGGTAGTATTTTGCGACGAGAAGATTTGTTGGGGTCGACGGAGTGGTAgaagtgtgggtgtgggtgtggcgGGACATGGCGGCATTCCTCCCAGCTGGAAAAGAGGCGGGAGGGGGTGTGGGCCCTGAGAGTGCACATGGGATGTCCCTTCACAGGTTTCGTCCACTCCTACTCCCATTCTCCGCTCGCTGCGCGCATGGCGTGGCGTGGGTCCGCGGGGTGTCAGTGAGTGACGTGGTGGCGCAGCTGCATTGCAGTGGGTCAGATGGGGTTTCAGCTGCTTTTCCCTTTTTCTCTTTTGTGCTTGGTTGCGTTCGAGAAGCGGTTGTAGGGATTGGTGCTGTCTGTGCTGTGCTGCCATGATGTTGGGTGCCTGCGTTAGTCGAAACTGTTTCTGCCATCTCACCGCTGGTGCCACTTGGCACCGGACTCTTTTTGCTAAACatataggcctcctttggttcatagggtagaaaATCATAGGAGTAAAAAAGTCATAGAAAATGAAATGACATGTATCTCAAGTCCTATGAGTAGgattaatgtttattttcctatgaaatatggAGGATAGAAAGAATTTCTTCATAGGAATAGGATTCCgttcctacaaaccaaagagctTTAAAGGAATTTTTtctatagaaatcctatcctataaaattcctacaaGATTTCTGGGGCATCTCCAACGCTTATCTGCATCcatgtcaagacaagtttaaagAAACCGTTTTGAAATAATTTTAAAGAAATCAGacaaatttcatgaaacttgactGAGTTCAGTAAAGTTCAGACATAATTTATATAAAACGGACTATGTTTTGTCCGCTTAACTAAAAATttcatgttgtttctattttttttctaaTTCTACAACACTCAGAGTAACTATAAAAAACAACATAATTCATCCATAAATATCGTGCAAATATCTCCGGTACAAcaatagttcaaatttaaatattaCATCCGAGATGACCGGATGTTCAACAAATTTTCCGAATTCACCGATTCCAGATTCAACGATCCTAGAATCAGAGCTAGCACACGTCATCCTACACAGGTTGCCTCTTGAGTTTTATCCAACAATGTATGTGCGTGAATGGGGCCTGCCCTCGGTCTTGTAGTACATCACGGCAGAAAGTGCGGGATGTACAACGTGTAGAGTAACATTAAGTGAATAAATGAAGTAACCAACGTGTAGagcaacattgagtgaatgaatgAAGTAAACAACATGTAGAGCAACAGGAAGCAAAACTTATGATCTCCATGGTTGATTCGCCCAATGGCAACATTGTCTCCACTCATGCAATCGTGCTACAAAACTTCATGGCGGAGTTGCGGATGATGTACCATCGATGCGATAACGACTTCATATTGCGTTCATGGATAATGTGCATGTCGTAGAGCATAGTGCTTTCATGCATGAAACGAAGCATCCACGCGCTGCCAAAAGATCGAGCCCCTTGAGTCCTGCCTACAAAGTTCGCAGATACGGCCAACCACACATctcacaacaactcatcctccttCATCAAGGAGCCTGCCATCGTGCTTACTATAGAAAACAACAAGAAGTTCAACAAAAAGCTTGATGGCATTTGACCAAATACTTGTCGGGCGCGGTGTCCTCCATAGACATCATCGACAGGGCGGCAGAGGGTAACCGAGCGGAGGGATCCTGGGTGGACGACTGTGTAGTCAAAGGAGGGTAGGCGCGTTGGTGGGGGCTATAGACGTCGTATGATACCTGGGCGGCAGCCGAAAAGGTAAAGCGGCGCCGTTGGACGAGGAGGTGCAGATGCAAAGCAAGGGGGAAGCATGGGCGGAGTGGAAGGAAAGTGGACCCGGTGGGAGAATTTGAGTGGGCCAAGGGTATGAGAGTCCTACGTGGTGGCGGGCCAGACTCCCGCAGAGCCCTCCTCCCCCGTGTTTGCTACCGGTTTGCGGGAAAGGGACGTCTGGACCGGTCCATGGACCAATGCGGTACCATGTTGGGTGACCGTTGGAGATGCCCGTGCAAACCGCATAGTATAAAAATTTCGATTTTAAAAAGGGCACGCTGCATTAAACCAACACGTAGGGATGAAGCTGGAGAAAATGTTACCACCGTAACAACAACaagaaagcctttagtcccaaacaagttggggtaggctagaggtgaaaccaaaAGATCTCGTGACCATGCCTAGTACTTTGGTGATATTCCAATCCTTCATATCTCTCTTtacagactcctcccatgtcaagtttggTCTACCCTGACCTCCCTTGACATTATCAGCGCACTTCAGCCGTCCGCGATGCACTGGAAGTTCTCGAGGCctccgctgaatatgcccaaaccatctcaaacaatgttggacaagcttctcttcaatcggtgctaccccaactctatctcgtacatcatcattccggactcggtcCTTCCTCATGTGGCCGCACATCCATCTCAAAATGCGCATCTccaccacacctaactgttgaacatgtcacctTTTAGTTGGCCAACATTCGGCGCCATacaatacaacattgcgggtcaaaCCGTCGTCCTATAGAACTAgcgttttagcttttgtggcactctcttgtcacagagaatgtcagaagcttggcgccacttcatccatccggctttgatttgatggttcacatcttcatccatACCCCCATCCTTCTGCAACATTGatcccaaatatcgaaaggtgttcTTCCGaggcaccacctgcccatcaaggctaacctcctccttctcgtgcctagtagtactgaaaccgcacctcattactcagttttagttctactaagtctAAACCTTTCGATTcccaggtttgtctccataactctaactcccTATTAGCTCCTATCTGACTATCATCGACTAGCACCAGATCATCCGCAAATAGCATACACCATGGGtgatagtgatagaggcaaaggtgtcccgtctttcgatgagaaggtggatttcgctttggtggaagtcgactttgacgatccgactacgaacgtgcgaggacgtcgcgccttagcaatcgctaaaccaactccgagaggttattgaccacgccggagcacgatcaacctgaccacgagggtctgtttcctgcgagcaaacgaagaacaagcaagaaactaagattgcaatctggatattgcgaatataagatgaaagctttattgatcaaggtggggttctgtgacgcctttgtctggtcgttgaacacaaacgaagtacgcgaagttgcagctatggcgaacttttaatctaaacaaaacccaaagtctaaacggtgccctaagggctgtatatatggaggaagagatgggaaatttcgtggcccttggtggaggggtccgaaatcaaccctatctcttgtttccccacacatacggactctaaaaatagcctatacttatgtatttcgaaattacatgggcctggcccaataaaaaggtgacgcagcacctatgatagcctcgggatgaaatttatgaagtggcatcttgtatatttcgtccaaggcttcatgcacccattatggtggcttcaaagtcctgaaatcatcacttgtaactccgttcttgttccccttgcgcatggcatcatctccatgcttgttcttgctccaatgttcatccttctccaagctaggcccttcatttgtaagcaaaacaaatgtatccaatttaggcatcatcatattctcatgaacattagaatcattaccaagaaacgaaagtacctgataatttaattggcgtgcgcgagctctagtaattggtcccgtatatgtagcagtaggggctgtgggtgtaacaatggtattgatgtcctcatcatcctccccttcttgaaatgaagtcgtcctcgacggaagctcatcttcctcacccaaataaggcttcaaatatgcaatgttaaaagtgggactaaccccaaaatctgcaggcagctcaagtttatatgcattatcatttattttctctaacaccttaaagggaccatcagcacgtggcattagctttgatttgcgcaaatcaggaaatctatccttacgcaaatgtaaccaaacaagatctccaggtgcaagcacaacatgttttctacccttatctccagcaagtttatatttagcattcatacgctcaatgttttccttagttaactcatgcatttttaaaatcaattcaacacattgtttagcatcaaaattaaccttctccgaagatggaagaggcaacaaatcaataggtgcacgaggtaggaaaccatacacaacttcaaaagggcacatcttagtagtagaatgcaatgaacgattataagaaaattcaatatgaggcaagcattcctcccacattttcttattattcttcaaaacagccctaagcgtagtagacaacgttctattgactacttcagtttgtccatcagtttgggggtgacaagtagtactaaaaagcagtttagtccccaacttagcccataaacatctctaaaagtggctaagaaatttagtatcacgatctgaaacaatagtatttggcacaccatgcaagcgaataatttcacgaaagaacaaatcagcaacattaacaacatcatcgcttttatgacatggtataaagtgtgccattttcgagaatctatccacgacaacaaatatgctatcccttcccttctttgttcgaggtaaacctaaaacaaagtccatagatatatcctcccaaggaacactaggtacaggcaaaggcatatataaaccatgaggattgagtcgtgacttagctttttgacatgtagtgcatcgagcaataaaacgctcaacatcccgtctcatctttggccaaaagaaatgtgtagcaagtacgtcctccgtcttcttcacgccaaagtgtcccattaatcctcctccatgcgcctcctgcaacaacaaaagacgaacggagctagctggaatgcatagcttgttagcacgaaacacaaatccatcgttaacgacgaacttgttccacattcttccttctttacaattctgcattacatctttaaaatcggcatcatgcacatattgatctttgatggtctccaaaccaaatattttgaagtcaagttgtgaaagcatagtatagcgacgagacaatgcatcagcaataacattttcttttcccttcttgtgtttaatgacataagggaaagtctcaatgaattcaacccatttagcatgtctacgattcagtttagcttgacttttaatatgtttcaaagattcatgatcagaatgtataacaaattctttgggacataaataatgttgccatgtttctaaagtccgaacaagagcatataattctttatcataagtagaataattcagactaggcccactcaatttttcagaaaagtatgcaacaggtttgccatcttgtaataacacacctcctaatccaattccactagcatcacattcaagctcaaaagtcttattaaaatcatcgcgtatatgtgttgattgtagaggcattaataatattactattcgttatcgtcatcctattcctaggctagatgatatgcttgatgaattgagtggctctacaatattctccaaagttgatttgcgtagtggataccatcaaattcgtatgaaattgggggatgaatggaaaacagcatttaaaactaagtttggattatatgagtggttagtcatgccttttgggttaactaatgcgcctagtactttcatgagactaatgaacgaagttttacgtgctttcattggacgatttgtggtagtctattttgatgatatactgatttatagcagatctttggaagaacatttggaacatttacgtgctatttttattgctctacgtgatgcacgtttgtttggtaaccttgggaagtgcaccttttgcaccgaccgagtatcttttcttggctatgttgttactccacagggaattgaagttgacacagccaagattgaagctattgagagttggccgcagcccaaaacggtcacacaagtgaggagttttcttggccttgctggattctataggcgttttgtgagagatttcagcaccattgctgcacctctcaacgagcttacaaagaaggatgtgccttttgtttggggtaccgcacaggaagaagccttcacggtattgaaagataagttgacacatgctcctttactccaacttcctgattttaataagacttttgagcttgaatgtgatgctagtggaattggattaggaggtgtgttattacaagatggcaaacctgttgcatacttttctgaaaaattgagtgggcctagtctgaattattctacttatgataaagaattatatgctcttgttcggactttagaaacatggcaacattatttatggcccaaagaatttgttatacattctgatcatgaatctttgtaacatattaaaagtcaagctaaactgaatcgtagacatgctaaatgggttgaattcattgagactttcccttatgtcattaaacacaagaagggaaaagaaaatgttattgctgatgcattgtctcgtcgctatactatgctttcacaacttgacttcaaaatatttggtttggagaccatcaaagatcaatatgtgcatgatgctgattttaaagatgtaatgcagaattgtaaagaaggaagaatgtggaacaagtttgtcgttaacgatggatttgtgtttcgtgctaacaagctatgcattccagctagctccgttcgtcctttgttgttgcaggaggcgcatggaggaggattaatgggacactttggcgtgaagaagacggaggacgtacttgctacacatttcttttggccaaagatgagacgggatgttgagcgttttattgctcgctgcactacatgtcaaaaagctaagtcacgactcaatcctcatggtttatatatgcctttgcctgtacctagtgttccttgggaggatatatctatggactttgttttaggtttacctcgaacaaagaaggggagggatagcatatgatagagtcaaaggtgtcccgtctttcgatgagatgatggatatcgctttggtggcagtcgactttgacgatccgactacgaacgtgcgaggacgtcgcgccttagcaatcgctaaaccaactcggagaggttattgaccacgccggagcacgatcaacctgaccacgagggtctgtttcctgcgagcaaacgaagaacaagcaagaaactgagattgcaattctgGATATTGCGaaaataagatgaaagctttattgatcaaggtggggttctgtgacgcctttgtctggtcgttgaacacaaacgaagtacgcgaagttgcagctatggcgaacttttaatctaaacaaaacccaaagtctaaacgatgccctaaggactgtatatatggaggaagaggggggaatttcgtggcccttggtggaggggtccgaaatcaaccctatctcttgtttccccacacatacggactctaaaaatagcatatacttatgtatttcgaaattacatgggcctggcccaataataaggtgacgcagcacctaaaatagcctcgggacgaaatttatgaagtggcatcttgtatatttcgtccaaggcttcatgcacccattatggtggcttcaaagtcctgaaatcatcacttgtaactccgttcttgttccccttgcgcatgccatcatctccatgcttgttcttgctccaatgttcatccttctccaagctaggcccttcatttgtaagcaaaacaaatgtatccaatttaggcagcatcatattctcatgaacattagaatcattaccaagaaacgaaagtacctggtaatttagttggcgtgcacgagctctagtaattggtccagtatgtatagcagcaggggctgtgggtgtaacaattgtattgatgtcctcatcacaaatgttcttccaaagatctgctataaatcagtatatcatcaaaatagactaccacaaatcgtccaatgaaagcacgtaaaacttcgttcattagtctcatgaaagtactaggcgcattagttaacccaaaaggcatgactaaccactcatataatccaaacttagttttaaatgctgttttccattcatctcccaatttcatacgaatttgatggtatccactacgcaaatcaactttggagaatattgtagagccactcaattcatcaagcatatcatctagcctaggaataggatgacgataacgaatagtaatattattaatgcctctacaatcaacacccatacgtgatgtaccatcctttttcggcactagaataataggaacagcacaaggactaagggattcgcgtatataacctttgtcgagaagctcttgtacttgacgcataatctccttcgtctcctctggattggtacggtatggtgcacggtttggcagtgaagcaccgggaattaagtcaatctgatgctcaatccctcgaataggcggtaatcccggtggcacgtcttgtggaaagacgtcagcgaactcctgcaaaatgttagtgacagcaggaggcaaagaggaaggcacgtcctcgaatgaaaataatgcctctttgcacacaaaagcatagcaaacagatttgctgaaatctagctcatcaatatcagatttggtggcaaataaacatgcacctttcaatttaatttcagaagcaacactagatggtttattattaggcttcatttgttgctcaaattcttttgccacaatctgattttcactcttatttgtctcctgttttgctttattagctcta is a window of Triticum dicoccoides isolate Atlit2015 ecotype Zavitan chromosome 2B, WEW_v2.0, whole genome shotgun sequence DNA encoding:
- the LOC119363850 gene encoding uncharacterized protein LOC119363850 yields the protein MDPCPFVRVLVGNLALKMPVAPRPAGAGAGVHPTTSPCYCTIRLNKLPLQTAAAPLLPSDDMTQGPAATGALAAAFHLSKADLDRVTAKPSLFVARSARLKVAVYAGRRGTTCGVNSGRLLGKVVIPLDLKTAVGKPIVFHSGWLSINKRGRKASAVSGSAQLNLTVRAEPDPRFVFQFDGEPECSPQVLQVQGGMMQPMFTCKLSCRSNSDLRSRSMHSDPGSGSRNWLMSFGSDRERAGKERKGWSVTVHDLSGSPVALASMVTPFVASPGSDRVSRSNPGAWLVLRPGDGTWKPWGRLECWRERGAGAAGDSLGYRFELLIPDPTGMGVGVSVAESNVPSSRGGRFVIDLTAAQPFGRSGSPGCSPRGSGDFSGGYGLWPFGSYRGFVMSAAVQGEGRCSRPTVEVGVPHVGCAEDAAAFVALAAAVDLSMDACRLFSHRLRRELSSTRSDPLR